In Kazachstania africana CBS 2517 chromosome 4, complete genome, the following are encoded in one genomic region:
- the ALG8 gene encoding dolichyl-P-Glc:Glc1Man(9)GlcNAc(2)-PP-dolichol alpha-1,3-glucosyltransferase (similar to Saccharomyces cerevisiae ALG8 (YOR067C); ancestral locus Anc_5.669) translates to MVAAIANGLAKDSKRSVNTSGAANKASTEELEDLSINKRFSLWNFWVCSLFLKLLLVPDYFSTDFDVHRNWLAITNGMHLKDWYYEHTSQWTLDYPPFFAYFEWFISHLVPSFVRRDGCLDIVEVGQFGWPTVLFQRLTVIFSESLLFLVLQIYINTSEVEERTQSFIVASSIVLSPGFLIVDHIHFQYNGFLFAILVASIVAARNKRYLLCALFYSIALCFKHIFLYLAPCYFVFLLRVYVLNFENFKFRSYKDLIFLIRWKNLCQLGMIVVGVFSLCFGPFIFDMPQLLSRLFPFSRGLTHAYWAPNFWALYSFLDKVLTVFALRLHYVHNFAAKFIAPSLLPSSIEEIRQRIAEHNNGTKGLVQDVFFVILPQISPKLTFLLTLFYQILAVIPLLFDPSFKRFMGSLTLCGMASYLFGWHVHEKAIMLVIIPFSFLVVFDRRLLISFTLVSSAGYVSLFPLLYENADFLIKTLYTFVWCTIYFFAIRKTTKLSSSVERRRFFLDRIAIIYICLMLPTVFIIHFFDVMKWKYPLFEKFEFLGLMTYSVYCGIAILSSWIGLSWLYNFDEPLWM, encoded by the coding sequence ATGGTAGCGGCAATTGCCAATGGACTCGCTAAGGATTCTAAGAGGTCTGTGAATACTTCTGGCGCTGCTAATAAGGCAAGCACTGAAGAATTAGAGGACCTTTCAATTAATAAGCGATTTTCATTATGGAACTTTTGGGTCTGTTCACTATTTTTGAAGCTGTTGTTGGTGCCAGATTACTTCAGTACTGATTTTGATGTGCACAGAAATTGGTTAGCAATTACGAATGGAATGCATTTGAAGGATTGGTATTATGAGCACACGAGTCAATGGACTTTAGATTATCCACCTTTCTTTGCCTATTTTGAATGGTTCATTTCTCATCTCGTTCCAAGCTTTGTACGTAGAGATGGTTGTTTGGATATAGTAGAAGTAGGGCAATTCGGTTGGCCAACGGttttgtttcaaagattAACTGTCATTTTCAGTGAGAGTTTGTTATTCCTAGTGTTACAAATCTACATTAATACTAGTGAAGTCGAGGAGCGAACCCAAAGTTTTATAGTGGCTTCAAGTATAGTGCTCTCGCCAGGGTTTCTCATTGTAGATCACATTCATTTCCAATACAATGGGTTCCTATTTGCCATTTTGGTTGCATCTATTGTCGCTgcaagaaataaaagataTTTATTGTGTGCTTTATTCTATAGTATCGCCCTATGTTTCAagcatatttttttatacCTAGCACCATGTTACTTTGTCTTTTTATTAAGAGTATAcgttttgaattttgaaaacttcaaGTTTAGGAGTTATAAAgatttaatatttttgataaggTGGAAAAATTTGTGTCAATTGGGTATGATTGTAGTTGGAGTATTTTCCTTGTGTTTCGGAccatttatttttgatatgcCCCAATTGCTTTCTCGTctatttcctttttctaGAGGATTAACTCATGCTTATTGGGCACCAAATTTTTGGGCCTTATACTCATTTTTGGATAAAGTTCTAACAGTTTTCGCTTTAAGATTGCATTACGTACACAATTTTGCCGCCAAATTTATAGCTCCGTCATTACTTCCCTCttctattgaagaaataagACAGCGTATTGCAGAACATAACAATGGGACAAAAGGACTGGTTCAAGATGTCTTTTTCGTAATACTACCACAGATTTCTCCAAAATTAACTTTCTTATTGACTTtgttttatcaaatattggCCGTTattccattattatttgatccatccttcaaaagatttatgGGATCTTTGACATTATGTGGTATGGCATCTTATTTATTCGGCTGGCATGTGCATGAAAAGGCTATAATGTTGGTGATTATacctttctctttcttggtAGTATTTGATAGAAGATTGCTGATTTCCTTCACCTTAGTTTCATCGGCGGGTTATGTTTCATTGTTCCCATTACTGTACGAAAATGCAGATTTCCTAATAAAGACTTTATATACATTTGTTTGGTGTaccatttatttttttgcaattaGAAAAACCACCAAGTTATCGTCAAGCGTTGAAAGAAGGAGATTTTTCCTTGACAGGATTGCCATTATCTATATTTGCTTGATGCTACCGACAGTTTTTATAATCCACTTTTTTGATGTTATGAAGTGGAAATATCCTTTAttcgagaaatttgaattcttgGGTTTAATGACCTATAGCGTATACTGTGGGATTGCAATTCTAAGTTCATGGATTGGTTTATCGTGGTTATATAACTTTGATGAACCTCTATGGATGTAA
- the MSA1 gene encoding Msa1p (similar to Saccharomyces cerevisiae YKR077W and YOR066W; ancestral locus Anc_5.668), with translation MEKPQPRKRGRPPITKNYTNPLESPMAISSMQVQKQGTASFSKPLMKVGQLTPTPKKRRQNSVTGGNISFTDNSPLASSPLSFNSAYQPNSITKKGRYRGIILSTPVKQRSTSSSSLTHLSTPTSNDHPLGFKANVRSSPPVAPITPFTENLQSREHRLRKNSPLNNNVDDPSQMMSEVPSEETRKFSLSLSIDGGGKATIGSLSSQGQLRTQSVVRNPDTYDNTSADIIERKHVLNLLKKMKNNSHINKLKRSCNFKKFSLSSNSLSSMNGDNAVNAPSISSPTFLVSTDTELKIEEKEHRKPLILPSTPPPPPPSSSSQVINSSAIFKPGTSPASRLDQLLLDSNVSLSPASFSRPVTKSPHIPSKKGYNGQTTTPKRLLISPKAKTNIANTPKTKNTSGEHIVFKFSSGDPVLLTDDNYLGDQQWQDNGTNILPSTSPNRQMCFNTPPSFLNLGSPGASLFSPFTQRRNSGVLIPNNTNVVTSVAEPETPKYVNISLPISSSLGLTPFVNIWASPHTQLTKDILRLNGSAINETIAVQQGTKNNDDSASSPRAKIDKNKFNDENSNEQLDPIIQSFEGEQSKNIPLNANNDILQDNHNTNEGDSSKGKLDDARIALKSLITER, from the coding sequence ATGGAAAAGCCTCAGCCAAGAAAAAGGGGAAGACCTCCCATCACTAAGAACTATACAAATCCTTTAGAAAGCCCAATGGCTATCTCTTCCATGCAAGTTCAAAAACAAGGAACAGctagtttttcaaaaccGTTGATGAAAGTTGGTCAATTGACTCCAACTCcgaaaaaaagaagacaaAATAGTGTCACTGGAGGTAATATAAGCTTCACTGATAATTCTCCTCTTGCATCAAGCCCGCTTTCGTTTAATTCTGCTTATCAACCTAATAGTATTACCAAAAAAGGTAGATATAGAGGAATTATACTTTCAACTCCCGTTAAGCAAAGAAGTACCAGCTCTTCCAGTTTAACGCATCTATCGACACCAACATCTAATGACCATCCGTTAGGATTCAAGGCTAATGTGAGAAGCTCACCGCCAGTGGCTCCAATAACACCATTCACGGAAAATCTACAGAGTAGAGAGCATCgtttaagaaaaaatagTCCACTTAATAATAACGTCGATGACCCATCGCAAATGATGTCTGAAGTACCCTCAGAGGAGACCAGAAAATTCTCCTTATCTCTTTCTATTGATGGTGGCGGAAAAGCTACTATCGGGTCGTTATCCTCACAAGGACAATTAAGAACTCAATCTGTCGTAAGAAATCCAGATACGTATGATAATACAAGTGCTGATATTATAGAAAGGAAACATGTTTTGAActtgttgaaaaaaatgaaaaataattcacatatcaataaattgaagCGGAGTTGTAACTTCAAaaagttttctttatcttcaaattcactCTCGTCAATGAATGGTGATAATGCTGTCAATGCCCCTAGTATATCTTCTCCTACATTTTTGGTCTCAACTGATACTGAACTAAAaatcgaagaaaaagaacatAGAAAACCATTAATACTTCCAAGTACTCCACCTCCACCGCCgccatcttcatcttcacaAGTAATTAATTCAAGTGCCATATTTAAACCAGGAACGAGCCCTGCTTCTCGCCTAGATCAATTGCTACTAGATAGTAATGTATCTCTCTCACCAGCTTCTTTTTCGCGCCCTGTAACAAAGTCACCTCACATACCTTCCAAGAAAGGTTATAACGGTCAAACTACGACTCCCAAACGCTTACTTATATCACCCAAGGCTAAAACTAACATTGCAAATACACCGAAAACTAAAAACACTAGCGGTGAACACattgttttcaaattttcaagtgGAGATCCCGTACTACTAACCGATGATAATTACCTGGGAGATCAACAATGGCAAGATAATGGGACAAATATTCTACCGAGCACATCTCCAAATCGCCAGATGTGCTTCAACACTCCACcttctttcttaaatttAGGCTCGCCAGGTGCTTCCTTATTTAGTCCTTTCACACAAAGGAGAAATTCTGGTGTTCTTATACCTAACAACACGAATGTTGTAACATCGGTTGCTGAACCAGAAACACCCAAATACGTCAATATATCTCTTCCTATTTCGTCTTCTTTAGGTTTAACACcatttgtaaatatatGGGCAAGTCCCCATACCCAGTTGACTAAAGATATTCTTCGCCTCAATGGTAGTGCTATAAATGAAACAATAGCAGTACAGCAGGGAaccaaaaataatgatgattcGGCATCGTCGCCAAGagcaaaaattgataaaaacaagttcaatgatgaaaatagtaATGAGCAACTTGATCCAATAATACAATCCTTCGAAGGCGAACAAAGTAAAAATATTCCTTTAAATGCTAATAACGATATTCTACAAGATAACCATAATACTAATGAAGGTGATTCCTCGAAAGGTAAACTCGATGATGCTAGAATTGCACTGAAAAGCCTGATCACTGAACGCTGA
- the VPS5 gene encoding sorting nexin 1 (similar to Saccharomyces cerevisiae YKR078W and VPS5 (YOR069W); ancestral locus Anc_5.670) — protein sequence MNYEDDALRAPVWDELNQSSTKQDIPPEAASELTETLANLKVDQTDSEPETTHGEGHAEKMFEEENPFDMQSQHIIDTEQIKVEETDHALLDKLAPEDEGFATLNTQDNEFSMKKNDPLFGGLVFSPLPIDDITTYNKNSKNERSPEKRSRKPKKLFNGSRLRRRSIPPISKDDKDVKNSTDDPLGKIQKDNEFVDEPLDQIENAKLRETSSDILKQVDEPLYHLSPRKPSNNSTASREENTEKTDMKTAKEKKLIPFNIEVKDPIKVGELTSIHVEYTVISESPSLESKFASVTRRYRDFRWLYRQLQNNHWGKIIPAPPEKQAVGRFQNDFIENRRFQMEHMLRKISQDPFLQNDKDFLLFLTSDNFSNDSKLREHMTASGAYNDNNDLSEIHISEIRLLGPEDATIVMKTGGIDAEAKKSFMNISFGSTPKYNEPDTFFIEEKQKLETLEEQLRELYRALETVDTERVELASALEEFADSIEVLAKLEVTRKSSDTLSNFAETHKRIKASLERNSLQESLTMGATLDDYIRSLQTARATFNQRSKLGYYLVIVENDLNKKRLQYERFSSGMKGISNNKNNEKLNILKSEFEVVEQRFNKIRKSWEETGNEIKNEISAYKREKVEEFRNNMEISLESSIETQKECIELWETFYQNNL from the coding sequence ATGAACTATGAAGATGATGCTTTGAGGGCACCTGTATGGGATGAGCTGAACCAGAGTTCCACTAAGCAGGACATCCCACCTGAGGCTGCTTCAGAATTGACTGAAACACTGgcaaatttgaaagttgaTCAAACTGATAGCGAACCAGAAACTACACATGGCGAAGGACATGCTGAGAAGATGtttgaagaggaaaatcCCTTTGATATGCAATCACAACATATTATAGACACAGAACAGATTAAGGTTGAGGAAACAGATCATGCTTTACTTGATAAGTTAGCACCTGAAGATGAAGGATTTGCTACTTTAAACACACAGgataatgaattttcaatgaaaaagaatgatCCGTTGTTTGGGGGTTTAGTGTTTTCTCCATTACCTATAGATGATATTACTACCTACAATAAAAACAGTAAAAATGAACGGTCACCAGAAAAGAGATCTAGAAAACCtaaaaaattgttcaatGGATCACGACTACGTCGCAGGTCTATTCCACCTATTTCTAAAGACGATAAGGACGTGAAAAATTCCACTGATGATCCATTAGGAAAAATCCAAAAGGATAACGAGTTTGTTGATGAACCACttgatcaaattgaaaatgctaAATTAAGAGAGACTTCTTCCGATATTTTAAAACAGGTTGATGAGCCCCTTTACCATTTATCTCCAAGGAAACCGTCTAATAATTCCACAGCTTCAAGGGAAGAGAATACTGAGAAGACCGATATGAAAACAGCAAAGGAGAAGAAGTTGATAccattcaatattgaagtCAAGGATCCTATAAAGGTTGGCGAGTTGACCTCGATACATGTTGAATACACAGTCATATCAGAATCGCCCTCCttagaatcaaaatttgcaAGTGTAACAAGACGTTATAGGGATTTTAGATGGCTGTACAGGCAGTTGCAAAATAATCACTGGGGCAAAATTATCCCAGCACCGCCTGAAAAGCAGGCAGTAGGCAGGTTTCAGAATGATTTTATAGAGAATAGACGATTTCAGATGGAACACATGCTGAGAAAGATTTCCCAGGATCCATTTTTGCAGAATGATAAGGACTTTCTTCTATTCTTAACAAGTGATAATTTCTCCAACGACTCCAAATTACGAGAGCATATGACTGCGTCTGGTGCTTACAATGACAATAACGATTTATCAGAAATCCATATAAGTGAAATACGATTACTGGGCCCTGAAGATGCGACAATTGTAATGAAAACAGGTGGTATTGACGCAGAGGCgaaaaaaagtttcatGAACATCTCATTTGGTTCCACTCCCAAGTATAATGAACCGGatacattttttattgaagaaaagcAAAAGCTTGAAACTCTAGAAGAGCAATTAAGAGAACTATACAGAGCGTTGGAGACGGTAGACACCGAAAGAGTAGAATTAGCCTCTGCTTTGGAAGAGTTTGCAGATTCTATAGAAGTACTTGCAAAATTAGAAGTAACGAGAAAAAGTTCAGATACCCTATCGAACTTTGCTGAAACACACAAAAGAATTAAGGCATCGTTAGAGAGAAATTCTTTACAAGAATCACTCACTATGGGTGCGACATTAGATGACTACATAAGGTCATTACAAACTGCAAGGGCCACGTTCAACCAAAGAAGCAAGTTAGGTTATTATCTTGTGATTGTAGAAAACGATTTGAACAAGAAGCGTTTGCAGTACGAGAGATTTTCAAGTGGTATGAAGGGAATTagtaacaataaaaataacgaGAAATTAAATATCTTGAAGAGTGAGTTTGAAGTGGTTGAGCAAagatttaataaaattagGAAATCTTGGGAAGAAACTGggaatgaaataaaaaatgaaattagtGCATACAAAAGAGAGAAAGTGGAAGAATTTAGGAACAACATGGAAATATCGCTAGAATCATCTATTGAGACACAAAAGGAATGCATTGAGTTGTGGGAAACATTCTATCAGaataatttataa
- the CYT1 gene encoding ubiquinol--cytochrome-c reductase catalytic subunit CYT1 (similar to Saccharomyces cerevisiae CYT1 (YOR065W); ancestral locus Anc_5.666) — translation MFPHFCKNIGSSRPAFRIPLRSLSTASAHGKGKSNKLLVTGAAALGLTSAGLLYIGSLTGEAMTASEHGLHPPSFPWSHKGPFETFDHASIRRGYQVYREVCAACHSLDRVAWRTMVGVSHTNAEVKDMAEQFEYDDEPDEQGNPKKRPGKLADYIPGPYPNEEAARAANQGALPPDLSLIVKARHGGPDYIFSLLTGYPEDPPAGVTLPSGGNYNPYFPGGSIAMARVLFDDLVEYEDGTPATTSQMAKDVTTFLNWCAEPELDERKRLGLKTMIVLTSLYLLSVWVKKFKWAGIKTRKFVFNPPKTKK, via the coding sequence ATGTTTCCACActtttgtaaaaatataGGCAGTAGTAGGCCGGCTTTCCGTATTCCCCTACGTTCATTATCTACTGCATCAGCTCATGGTAAAggaaaatcaaataaattacTAGTAACGGGTGCCGCTGCACTGGGATTAACGTCAGCTGGATTACTATATATAGGATCTTTGACAGGTGAAGCGATGACTGCTTCTGAGCATGGTTTACATCCACCTTCATTCCCTTGGTCACATAAGGGCCCctttgaaacttttgaCCATGCATCCATAAGAAGAGGCTACCAAGTTTATAGAGAAGTTTGTGCTGCCTGCCATTCCCTGGATAGAGTGGCTTGGAGAACAATGGTTGGTGTATCACATACAAATGCCGAGGTCAAAGACATGGCAGAACAATTCGAATATGATGACGAGCCAGATGAGCAAGGTAATCCAAAGAAAAGACCAGGTAAATTGGCAGATTACATTCCAGGTCCCTATCCAAATGAAGAAGCCGCTAGAGCAGCCAATCAAGGTGCATTACCGCCAGACCTTTCTTTGATCGTTAAGGCAAGACATGGTGGCCCAGACTACATTTTCTCTCTATTAACGGGTTATCCAGAGGATCCTCCTGCCGGTGTAACTTTACCTTCAGGCGGTAATTACAATCCATATTTCCCAGGTGGCTCTATAGCTATGGCAAGAGTTCTCTTCGACGATCTTGTAGAGTATGAAGATGGTACACCTGCAACAACATCACAAATGGCCAAGGACGTGACTACATTCTTGAACTGGTGTGCAGAACCAGAATTGGACGAAAGGAAAAGGCTTGGTTTGAAGACTATGATCGTACTAACCTCCCTATACTTATTGTCTGTCTGGgtcaagaaattcaaatggGCAGGCATAAAGACCAGGAAATTCGTCTTCAATCCTCCAAAAACTAAAAAGTAG
- the GYP1 gene encoding GTPase-activating protein GYP1 (similar to Saccharomyces cerevisiae GYP1 (YOR070C); ancestral locus Anc_5.672) yields the protein MGVRSGSTQMAERSSSEVGLVSSLMKSWRIASSSVPTSSSSSSPSAVKNHSRSPSKKNSNSATNNNSSKSFIDDGNFCAMSKQKNSTTTRKSSSSYSPLRYVSPTLSSIDSPKSSFFRNQYSKHHNQSYYQHGNNHSTSTLEKSNTDSIKHDKYFQDLDEDWSAVIDDYNMPIPTLTNGGNASPIPQSNTSRSRPNLTRSSTSSSIATNAGLAMTPSLQYPKLPSLSRTESPEVKSQAELENEREAQELTAIMQRIDKFDCILQSKHIINQQELKEISWNGVPKPNRPKVWKILIGYLPLNIKRQDSYLKRKRQEYVNGLNHISSNNHSKDTAAWHQIEIDIPRTNPHISLYQFKSVQNSLQKVLYLWAIRHPASGYVQGINDLVTPFFEVFLTEYLSQSQIDDVENIDPQTYLTEEQWSNLEADTFWCLTKLLEQITDNYIHGQPGILEQVKNLSQLVKRIDSDLYDHFQKEHVEFIQFSFRWMNCLLMREFQMGTVIRMWDTYLAETSTETTNSIPYTSSNEISLPKTPIQRNASTFSTPVETTSPSSYGRSAPVTTSNTTSVNSDDSTRLRQSSLNEFHVFVCAAFLIKWSEQLLDMDFQGIITFLQNPPTKDWTETDIEMLLSEAYIWQSLYKDATSHWL from the coding sequence ATGGGTGTAAGGTCAGGATCAACACAAATGGCCGAACGAAGCTCTTCTGAAGTAGGCTTAGTATCTTCACTGATGAAGTCCTGGAGAATTGCATCTTCATCTGTGCctacttcttcttcttcgtcttctCCATCCGCTGTCAAGAACCATTCTCGAAGTCCGTCTAAGAAGAATAGTAATAGTGcaactaataataatagtagtaAATCCTTCATTGATGATGGTAACTTTTGTGCAATGTCCAAACAGAAAAATAGTACTACAACTCGgaaatcttcttcatcatacTCTCCCCTAAGATACGTTAGTCCAACTTTGAGTTCAATAGACTCCCCCAAATCAAGTTTTTTCCGTAATCAATATTCGAAACATCACAATCAATCATATTATCAGCATGGTAATAATCATAGCACTTCTACTCTGGAAAAATCTAATACTGATTCGATAAAACATGATAAGTACTTTCAGGACCTAGATGAAGATTGGAGTGCTGTTATTGATGATTATAATATGCCTATACCAACTTTGACTAATGGTGGTAATGCATCACCTATACCTCAGAGTAACACCAGTCGTAGCCGTCCAAATTTGACCAGGTCTTCCACTTCTTCCTCCATTGCAACAAATGCAGGTCTTGCAATGACACCATCTCTTCAATATCCTAAACTACCTAGTTTGAGCAGGACAGAAAGCCCCGAGGTCAAATCCCAAGctgaattggaaaatgaaagagaGGCCCAAGAATTGACAGCTATAATGCAACGCATAGATAAATTCGATTGTATCTTACAAAGTAAACatataataaatcaacaagaattaaaagaaattagcTGGAATGGTGTACCAAAACCAAATAGACCTAAagtttggaaaatattgattgGCTATTTACCTTTAAATATTAAAAGGCAAGATTCATAccttaaaagaaaaagacaaGAATATGTCAATGGTTTAAATCATATATCTTCGAATAATCATTCTAAAGATACAGCTGCATGGcatcaaattgaaatagaTATTCCTAGAACAAATCCTCATATCTCATTATATCAATTCAAATCGGTTCAGAATAGTTTACAAAAAGTATTGTATCTATGGGCAATTAGGCATCCTGCTAGTGGTTATGTACAAGGTATTAACGATCTTGTCACTCCATTTTTCGAAGTGTTCCTCACCGAATATTTATCACAGTCAcaaattgatgatgttgaaaatattgatccCCAAACATATCTTACCGAAGAACAATGGTCAAATTTGGAAGCTGATACATTTTGGTGCTTAACCAAATTGTTAGAGCAAATTACGGATAATTATATTCATGGACAACCAGGTATCTTAGAACAAGTGAAAAATCTAAGTCAGTTGGTGAAACGGATAGATTCAGATTTGTATgatcactttcaaaaagagCATGTTGAATTCATACAATTCTCTTTTAGGTGGATGAACTGTCTATTGATGAGAGAGTTTCAGATGGGTACCGTAATTAGGATGTGGGACACTTATCTTGCAGAAACTTCTACCGAAACCACAAATTCAATTCCTTATACTTCTTCGAACGAAATAAGTTTACCAAAAACTCCAATTCAAAGGAATGCATCCACTTTTTCTACCCCAGTAGAAACGACTTCGCCATCTTCATACGGGCGGTCAGCCCCTGTTACTACTTCGAATACTACTAGTGTAAATAGTGATGATTCTACAAGACTGAGACAGTCTTCTCTCAATGAATTTCATGTTTTTGTTTGTGCTGcatttttaattaaatGGAGTGAACAATTACTGGATATGGATTTCCAAGGGATTATCACTTTCCTGCAAAATCCCCCTACTAAAGATTGGACAGAAACAGACATTGAGATGTTACTGAGTGAAGCTTATATTTGGCAGTCTCTATATAAAGATGCAACGTCACATTGGCTCTAG